A window of the Mauremys reevesii isolate NIE-2019 linkage group 26, ASM1616193v1, whole genome shotgun sequence genome harbors these coding sequences:
- the CERS1 gene encoding ceramide synthase 1 isoform X1, which produces MPRPEPMPGYGQLLQRGYRSLAGAVRSCTDCGWELSRRTWAENASLAWSEPLLCLLCAIGWTWLRRAASGCLFRPFGEWCNLQPKDAAKMPESAWKLLFYTLSWSYGTYLLFFTEYPFFHDPPSVFYGWEKGMDVPTDIGIAYLLQGSFYGHSIYATVYMDAWRRDSIVMLIHHVVTLTLIVFSYAFRFHNVGILVLFLHDISDVQLEFTKLNVYFKHRGGIYHRLNDVIADLGCLTFSISWFWFRLYWFPLKVLYATCHSSLQSVPNIPFYFFFNALLFALTLMNLYWFLYIVLFVAKVLTGQMQEVNDVREYDVEESKKTTGPRKAGELQLPKSWKEGNHLKNGLIKDKRL; this is translated from the exons ATGCCGCGGCCCGAGCCCATGCCCGGCTACGGGCAGCTGCTGCAGCGCGGCTACCGGAGCCTGGCGGGGGCGGTGCGGAGCTGCACGGACTGCGGCTGGGAGCTCTCCCGGCGGACCTGGGCCGAGAACGCGTCCCTCGCCTGGAGcgagcccctgctctgcctgctgtGCGCCATCGGCTGGACCTGGCTGCGCAGGGCCGCCTCCGGCTGCCTCTTTCGG CCGTTCGGGGAGTGGTGTAACCTGCAGCCAAAGGATGCTGCCAAGATGCCCGAGAGCGCCTGGAAGCTGCTGTTCTACACGCTGTCCTGGTCATACGGCACCTACCTGCTCTTCTTCACCGAGTACCCCTTCTTCCACGACCCGCCCTCCGTCTTCTACG GTTGGGAGAAGGGTATGGATGTACCCACCGACATTGGCATCGCCTACTTGCTGCAGGGCAGCTTCTACGGGCACTCCATCTACGCCACCGTGTACATGGACGCCTGGCGCAGGGACTCCATCGTCATGCTCATCCACCACGTGGTGACACTGACGCTCATCGTCTTCTCCTACGCGTTCAG GTTCCACAACGTGGGGATTCTCGTGCTCTTCCTGCACGACATCAGCGACGTGCAGCTGGAGTTCACCAAGCTCAACGTCTACTTCAAACACCGGGGCGGGATCTATCACCGGCTCAACGACGTCATCGCCGACCTCGGCTGCCTCACCTTCAGCATCAGCTG GTTCTGGTTCCGCCTCTACTGGTTCCCCCTCAAAGTGCTCTACGCCACCTGCCACAGCAGCCTGCAGTCTGTGCCCAACATCCCCTTCTACTTCTTCTTCAACGCCCTGCTCTTCGCGCTCACCCTCATGAACCTCTACTGGTTCCTG TACATCGTCCTGTTTGTGGCCAAGGTGCTGACGGGGCAGATGCAGGAGGTGAACGACGTGCGTGAATACGACGTGGAGGAGAGCAAGAAAACCACAGGGCCCCGGAAAGCGGGTGAACTCCAGCTCCCCAAGTCCTGGAAAGAagg GAACCACCTGAAGAACGGGCTGATAAAAGACAAACGGTTATAA
- the CERS1 gene encoding ceramide synthase 1 isoform X2 — MPESAWKLLFYTLSWSYGTYLLFFTEYPFFHDPPSVFYGWEKGMDVPTDIGIAYLLQGSFYGHSIYATVYMDAWRRDSIVMLIHHVVTLTLIVFSYAFRFHNVGILVLFLHDISDVQLEFTKLNVYFKHRGGIYHRLNDVIADLGCLTFSISWFWFRLYWFPLKVLYATCHSSLQSVPNIPFYFFFNALLFALTLMNLYWFLYIVLFVAKVLTGQMQEVNDVREYDVEESKKTTGPRKAGELQLPKSWKEGNHLKNGLIKDKRL; from the exons ATGCCCGAGAGCGCCTGGAAGCTGCTGTTCTACACGCTGTCCTGGTCATACGGCACCTACCTGCTCTTCTTCACCGAGTACCCCTTCTTCCACGACCCGCCCTCCGTCTTCTACG GTTGGGAGAAGGGTATGGATGTACCCACCGACATTGGCATCGCCTACTTGCTGCAGGGCAGCTTCTACGGGCACTCCATCTACGCCACCGTGTACATGGACGCCTGGCGCAGGGACTCCATCGTCATGCTCATCCACCACGTGGTGACACTGACGCTCATCGTCTTCTCCTACGCGTTCAG GTTCCACAACGTGGGGATTCTCGTGCTCTTCCTGCACGACATCAGCGACGTGCAGCTGGAGTTCACCAAGCTCAACGTCTACTTCAAACACCGGGGCGGGATCTATCACCGGCTCAACGACGTCATCGCCGACCTCGGCTGCCTCACCTTCAGCATCAGCTG GTTCTGGTTCCGCCTCTACTGGTTCCCCCTCAAAGTGCTCTACGCCACCTGCCACAGCAGCCTGCAGTCTGTGCCCAACATCCCCTTCTACTTCTTCTTCAACGCCCTGCTCTTCGCGCTCACCCTCATGAACCTCTACTGGTTCCTG TACATCGTCCTGTTTGTGGCCAAGGTGCTGACGGGGCAGATGCAGGAGGTGAACGACGTGCGTGAATACGACGTGGAGGAGAGCAAGAAAACCACAGGGCCCCGGAAAGCGGGTGAACTCCAGCTCCCCAAGTCCTGGAAAGAagg GAACCACCTGAAGAACGGGCTGATAAAAGACAAACGGTTATAA